The following coding sequences are from one Ornithodoros turicata isolate Travis chromosome 1, ASM3712646v1, whole genome shotgun sequence window:
- the LOC135378192 gene encoding probable chitinase 10 yields the protein MALSLRRERRQDVFEAACRALPSQAPPEKKSDLLTSAPHRVFRKQYGLVVAVVCVTAVGAAALFSFASRAQDDVRPKRHTSSIPTEISNDEPPSVVRQAPESSIIQDAPGLLQHDSQRNRSLLCRFSPRYQSGVYPYGLCTHLIYASVQNKDVHGNIKDTLFVYDPKSFRKFVHVRETSSDLKLLLSVSVDALLRGGTESNDRLAQDATAWLDSHGVDGLHVSGLKILPRNIENITGLLQALRKAFKKHLLTVGVDQTQKAVEPALMKLLRVVDFACFRTSRVGHADERTTLTNPYRKYDNSTSVLFLEEELEKLSSLAKRAHYSHLCFTLILGGNKFTLEDEKHHGLGAPARHIGDASYNEICNKKWDNVHYIEPAIGNYAYKGSTWISYETEKTIAAKVQLAMKKHPKFCIMLSQVDRDDYKGACSEKHFPLVQSVRHALYHASATLPASFKKPSPSLQDT from the exons ATGGCTCTCAGTCTAAGAAGGGAGAGACGGCAAGATGTCTTCGAAGCAGCTTGCCGCGCGTTACCCTCTCAAGCACCTCCGGAGAAAAA GAGTGATTTATTGACGTCAGCACCACACAGGGTATTCCGAAAGCAGTACGGCCTCGTCGTGGCAGTAGTCTGCGTTACCGCCGTTGGAGCAGCGGCACTCTTTTCCTTCGCCAGCAGGGCACAGGATGATG TTCGACCGAAAAGACACACCTCGAGTATTCCGACTGAGATCA GCAACGATGAACCTCCTTCTGTAGTTAGACAGGCTCCAGAAAGCAGCATCATCC AAGATGCGCCAGGACTTTTGCAACATGACT CCCAGCGGAACCGGTCGCTGCTATGCCGCTTCTCGCCACGCTACCAGAGTGGAGTCTACCCGTACGGACTCTGCACACACCTCATCTACGCCAGCGTACAGAACAAGGACGTTCACGGGAACATCAAAGACACTCTCTTCGTTTATGACCCCA AATCATTCCGCAAGTTTGTGCATGTACGTGAGACAAGTTCCGACCTCAAGCTGCTGTTGTCGGTCAGCGTAGACGCATTGCTTCGTGGCGGCACCGAGAGCAACGATCGTCTAGCACAGGACGCCACAGCGTGGCTCGATAGTCACGGCGTCGACGGACTTCATGTGTCAGGCTTAAAAATTTTGCCGAGGAACATCGAGAACATAACTGGCCTTTTACAG GCACTCCGTAAGGCTTTCAAGAAGCATCTTCTAACCGTAGGGGTGGACCAGACGCAAAAGGCTGTTGAACCGGCTCTTATGAAACTTCTACG TGTGGTGGACTTCGCGTGTTTCCGCACAAGTCGAGTGGGCCACGCGGACGAGAGGACAACACTCACCAACCCTTACAGAAAATACGACAACAGTACATCTGTACTTTTTCTG GAAGAGGAACTGGAAAAGCTGTCTTCGCTAGCGAAGAGGGCGCACTATTCTCATTTGTGTTTCACATTAATTCTTGGAGGGAATAAATTCACTCTCGAGGACGAAAAACACCATGGGCTTGGCGCACCGGCCAGGCACATTGGTGACGCGTCTTACAACGAG ATCTGCAACAAAAAATGGGACAATGTCCATTACATAGAACCAGCCATAGGGAACTACGCATATAAAGGGTCAACTTGGATATCGTACGAAACCGAGAAGACCATCGCTGCCAAG GTGCAGTTAGCCATGAAGAAACATCCCAAGTTCTGCATCATGCTCAGTCAAGTTGACCGAGACGACTACAAAGGAGCCTGCTCTGAAAAGCATTTCCCTTTGGTACAAAGTGTAAGACACGCACTTTATCACG CTTCAGCAACGCTACCAGCGTCCTTCAAAAAGCCCAGTCCATCCCTCCAAGATACCTAA